A single genomic interval of Zunongwangia sp. HGR-M22 harbors:
- a CDS encoding MBL fold metallo-hydrolase has product MKTVDKMEVLHSQSAEYILQGETGKFLKLIPDTFLIKGKEKDGVFNQGYAIRHINRRDIILIDVVEEETKAAVKKLIDEGYQIKGLLITCDGILDNAYADLKTISKDANNAPIYAHPRNNFKDDFKTKDIMTQANDLKHFGIKVIDLPGNGGASVLVYSEINGGMLFPGDDAVGSSYDSDLNTFKRPEMKRENDDFGLAESWSAFEDEFSYFFPRKGKPAFNVEEGQQVDILNDLSKAK; this is encoded by the coding sequence ATGAAGACTGTTGATAAAATGGAGGTACTGCATAGCCAATCTGCTGAATATATTCTGCAAGGCGAAACTGGTAAATTTTTAAAACTTATTCCAGATACATTCTTAATTAAAGGAAAAGAGAAAGATGGCGTATTCAATCAGGGATATGCAATAAGACACATCAATCGTCGTGATATTATCTTAATTGATGTTGTAGAAGAAGAAACGAAAGCAGCAGTTAAAAAATTGATTGATGAAGGTTATCAAATCAAGGGTCTGCTAATTACCTGTGATGGCATTTTAGATAATGCTTATGCAGATCTTAAGACTATTTCTAAAGATGCAAATAATGCTCCTATTTATGCGCATCCAAGAAATAATTTTAAAGACGATTTTAAAACTAAAGATATCATGACACAGGCTAATGACCTGAAACATTTTGGTATTAAAGTAATCGACTTACCAGGAAATGGCGGAGCGTCGGTTTTAGTTTATTCTGAAATTAATGGTGGTATGTTATTCCCGGGAGATGATGCTGTTGGATCTTCATACGATTCAGATTTAAATACTTTTAAGCGTCCTGAAATGAAGCGTGAAAACGATGATTTTGGATTAGCTGAAAGCTGGAGTGCTTTTGAAGATGAGTTTAGTTATTTTTTCCCAAGAAAAGGGAAACCTGCATTTAATGTAGAAGAAGGTCAGCAAGTGGATATCTTAAACGATTTGAGTAAAGCAAAATAA